The following proteins are co-located in the Syntrophorhabdus sp. genome:
- a CDS encoding FAD-dependent oxidoreductase, protein MGKTKRIVVIGGSAAGPKAAARARRMDEEAEIAIIQKDPDLSMASCGYPYYVGGFFDDRNMLLSTPTGVTRDPRFYINAKGIIAKTETEAIGIDRKARTVTVRDMRSDEVTAIEYDKLVIATGSIPRLPPVPGTELSGITTLQSMRDADYLRKVRDEGKIKKAVIIGGGLIGIETSEALELAGMEITVVELLPQLLTFLDWEMAKLVENHVKSKNANVITRNGLAAFLGEDGRLTAVKLSNGTELPCELAVVAIGVRPNVKLAREAGLEIGQTGGITIDKHMRTSDPDIYAVGDCVEVTNLITGKKVLAPYGDLANLQGRVAGENAILGDHATFPGTIQTGICKVFDYTAGSTGLSERAARESGFNEIETAINASPDKPGFMEGKILVTKVVVDKPSGRILGAQCVGLGDVSKQVAQWAMAIKGGLTVEDMVNADLPYAPPFSLAIDHGIAAAHIVQNKLRGFMKGISCAEVKEKIDRKEKVFFLDTRGPDEYEQMRLGIGETLIPIGMLRKRLDEIPQDRDSEIVCYCKISLRGYEAARLLEARGWKNVKVMEGGIMAWPFPREK, encoded by the coding sequence ATGGGTAAGACAAAACGGATCGTGGTGATCGGCGGATCGGCTGCCGGTCCCAAGGCTGCGGCACGGGCTCGCAGAATGGATGAGGAGGCGGAGATCGCGATCATACAGAAGGACCCCGATCTCTCCATGGCATCCTGTGGATATCCTTATTATGTGGGCGGCTTCTTCGATGACAGGAACATGCTGCTCAGCACGCCCACGGGCGTCACCCGGGACCCCAGGTTCTACATCAACGCCAAGGGCATAATCGCGAAGACAGAGACCGAGGCGATCGGCATCGACCGGAAGGCCAGGACCGTGACAGTAAGGGACATGAGGTCCGATGAAGTGACAGCGATAGAATACGACAAACTCGTGATCGCGACAGGTTCGATCCCCAGGCTTCCTCCTGTCCCCGGCACGGAGCTTTCGGGTATAACCACCCTGCAATCGATGCGTGACGCGGATTATCTCAGAAAGGTGCGGGACGAGGGAAAGATCAAGAAGGCCGTCATCATCGGCGGGGGCCTGATCGGCATCGAAACGAGCGAGGCCCTCGAGCTTGCCGGAATGGAGATCACCGTGGTGGAACTCCTGCCCCAGCTCCTCACCTTCCTTGACTGGGAAATGGCAAAGCTCGTCGAGAACCACGTGAAAAGCAAGAACGCCAACGTGATAACCCGGAACGGCCTCGCAGCCTTCCTGGGCGAGGACGGCAGGCTCACCGCCGTCAAGCTCAGCAACGGGACGGAGCTTCCCTGCGAGCTCGCCGTCGTGGCAATCGGGGTGAGACCCAACGTGAAGCTTGCCAGAGAGGCGGGCCTCGAGATCGGGCAGACCGGAGGTATCACGATCGACAAACACATGCGGACCTCCGATCCCGATATCTATGCCGTGGGCGACTGCGTCGAGGTCACGAACCTCATCACCGGCAAGAAGGTCCTCGCCCCCTATGGCGACCTTGCAAACCTGCAGGGACGGGTGGCGGGGGAGAACGCGATACTCGGCGACCACGCGACCTTCCCGGGGACGATCCAGACCGGCATCTGCAAGGTCTTCGATTACACGGCAGGTTCAACAGGCCTGTCGGAAAGGGCGGCCCGGGAATCGGGTTTCAACGAGATCGAGACCGCCATCAACGCAAGTCCCGACAAGCCGGGTTTCATGGAAGGAAAGATACTCGTCACAAAGGTCGTTGTCGACAAGCCTTCGGGCAGGATCCTCGGCGCGCAGTGCGTCGGCCTGGGCGACGTGAGCAAACAGGTCGCCCAGTGGGCGATGGCGATCAAGGGCGGGCTGACGGTGGAAGACATGGTCAACGCCGATCTGCCCTACGCGCCGCCTTTCTCCCTCGCCATAGACCATGGGATCGCGGCGGCACACATCGTCCAGAACAAACTGCGGGGCTTCATGAAGGGGATATCATGCGCCGAGGTAAAAGAAAAGATCGACAGGAAGGAAAAGGTCTTCTTCCTCGACACGCGTGGCCCCGATGAGTACGAACAAATGCGGCTCGGCATAGGAGAGACGCTGATACCGATCGGGATGTTGAGAAAACGTCTCGACGAGATACCCCAGGACAGGGACTCCGAGATCGTCTGCTACTGCAAGATATCCCTGCGCGGCTACGAGGCGGCCCGCCTCCTGGAGGCACGCGGCTGGAAGAACGTGAAGGTCATGGAAGGCGGGATCATGGCCTGGCCTTTCCCCCGGGAAAAGTAG
- a CDS encoding DnaJ domain-containing protein translates to MDGKDYYEVLEISVEATDRQVKEAYRRLAFQYHPDRNGSDPGAVDRMKSINEAYAVLSDPVKRQRYDSLRQSCGTSAYDRFREGYSENDIFRGSDIDQIFEEISRSFGFRGFEDIFREVYGSGYRTFEFRNGGVFGKGFIFTGRMGQGAFRSGAKPGIGSRILGKLAGYALKKMTGIGSDNGGDRHDSLRLTPEQAKNGGKVPYTDKGSSRSILITVPPGVSPGQMIRLKGVGSPGGPFAAPGDLYLHVEISKPFFQKIRSLLKEKAD, encoded by the coding sequence ATGGACGGAAAAGACTATTACGAGGTTCTCGAGATAAGCGTCGAGGCCACGGACAGGCAGGTCAAGGAGGCGTACCGGAGGCTCGCGTTCCAGTATCACCCGGACAGGAACGGGTCGGATCCCGGCGCCGTGGATCGGATGAAGAGCATAAACGAAGCATATGCCGTTCTGTCCGACCCGGTGAAGAGACAGCGGTATGACAGCCTGAGGCAAAGTTGCGGCACCTCCGCCTACGACAGGTTCCGCGAGGGTTACTCGGAGAACGATATCTTCCGCGGGTCCGACATCGATCAGATATTCGAGGAGATCTCCCGCTCCTTCGGTTTCAGGGGATTCGAAGACATATTCAGGGAGGTCTACGGCTCCGGCTACCGGACCTTCGAGTTCAGGAACGGCGGTGTTTTCGGTAAAGGTTTCATATTTACCGGCCGCATGGGCCAGGGTGCCTTCCGGTCCGGCGCCAAACCGGGCATCGGCTCCCGCATCCTGGGAAAGCTGGCGGGATATGCCCTGAAGAAGATGACCGGGATCGGGTCCGACAACGGAGGTGACCGGCACGACTCCCTGAGGCTCACCCCGGAGCAGGCGAAGAACGGGGGCAAGGTGCCCTACACGGACAAAGGAAGCTCGCGGAGCATCCTCATCACCGTTCCTCCCGGTGTCTCCCCCGGGCAGATGATCCGTCTCAAAGGAGTGGGATCACCGGGTGGACCCTTCGCGGCGCCCGGAGACCTCTACCTGCACGTGGAGATCTCGAAGCCCTTCTTCCAGAAGATCAGGAGTCTCCTCAAAGAGAAGGCGGATTGA
- a CDS encoding AAA family ATPase codes for MAGTERALIDFLLDSRNYPERTRAVSHLETHISHVFVGDRFVYKVKKPVNFGFLDFSTLRKRHFFCEQEVLLNSRLAKGIYLGVVPLYRSGGGFSFASEGDGRPVEYAVKMKRIPLDRLLFKLIGEGRPLYGSLEDVGRTLAGFHEGIVPYRGARFGGVESVIAATEENFEQIRPYTALTVGRKTLASIERYTRTFITGHRARFTERKKNGFIRDGHGDLHCQHVCLEHPPVIFDCIEFNRGFRTIDILEDIAFLFMDLEYRGRFDLSARLHKAYFARLPKALDEELLRFYKVYRAVVRGKVEGFAARGVEDASERERAVARARDYFGLAGHYISHFKKPFNPIVFMGLSGSGKSTIARDFSPNAVILRSDEMRKEITGVGRGRHAYSSFGEGIYTSELTNRIYCLMLERAVECARMGRKVIVDATYLKAEQRQDFHETCIAEGLNPFFIHCFAGETVLKDRIRKRMEAGTDVSDADIAVLEHQLEHLEDPEELPSYRTLRINTEDAIHDIVHALREFL; via the coding sequence ATGGCAGGAACAGAACGGGCACTCATAGATTTTCTCCTCGATTCCCGAAACTATCCCGAGAGGACGCGTGCCGTCTCTCACCTGGAAACACACATATCCCATGTTTTCGTCGGGGACAGGTTCGTTTACAAGGTCAAGAAGCCGGTGAATTTCGGTTTTCTGGATTTTTCAACGTTGAGAAAACGGCACTTTTTTTGCGAGCAGGAGGTGCTTCTAAACTCCCGTCTGGCAAAAGGCATCTACCTCGGCGTGGTACCCCTGTACAGGAGCGGGGGCGGATTCAGCTTTGCTTCAGAGGGAGATGGACGGCCGGTGGAGTACGCGGTGAAAATGAAGCGTATTCCCCTCGACAGGCTGCTTTTCAAGCTGATCGGTGAAGGAAGGCCCCTGTATGGTTCGCTGGAGGACGTGGGCAGGACCCTCGCCGGGTTCCACGAGGGTATCGTTCCATACAGGGGCGCGAGGTTCGGGGGTGTCGAATCCGTGATCGCCGCCACGGAGGAGAATTTCGAGCAGATACGGCCCTACACGGCGCTGACCGTTGGCAGAAAGACCCTTGCGTCGATCGAGAGATATACGAGGACGTTCATAACCGGCCACAGGGCACGGTTCACCGAAAGAAAGAAGAACGGGTTTATCCGGGACGGCCACGGGGACCTTCACTGCCAGCATGTTTGTCTTGAACACCCTCCGGTCATATTCGACTGCATCGAGTTCAACAGGGGTTTCCGGACGATAGACATCCTCGAGGACATAGCCTTTCTCTTCATGGACCTCGAATACCGGGGGAGGTTCGACCTCTCCGCCAGGCTCCACAAGGCCTACTTTGCCCGCCTGCCGAAGGCCCTCGATGAGGAATTGCTCAGGTTCTACAAGGTCTATCGCGCTGTCGTCCGGGGGAAGGTGGAGGGGTTTGCCGCGAGGGGAGTGGAGGACGCGTCGGAAAGGGAGAGGGCGGTGGCCAGGGCCCGGGACTACTTCGGCCTTGCCGGCCACTATATCAGTCATTTCAAGAAGCCCTTCAATCCCATCGTCTTCATGGGCCTGTCGGGATCGGGTAAATCGACGATCGCGAGGGATTTCTCGCCTAACGCGGTGATCCTCCGGTCCGACGAGATGAGGAAGGAGATAACGGGTGTCGGAAGAGGCAGGCACGCGTACAGCTCCTTCGGAGAGGGGATCTACACCTCCGAGCTCACGAACCGGATCTATTGCCTGATGCTCGAGCGGGCGGTGGAGTGCGCGAGGATGGGCAGGAAGGTGATCGTTGACGCGACCTACCTCAAGGCGGAGCAGAGACAGGATTTCCACGAAACCTGCATCGCCGAGGGCCTGAACCCCTTCTTTATCCACTGCTTCGCCGGTGAGACCGTCCTGAAGGACAGGATCAGAAAGAGGATGGAGGCGGGTACGGATGTTTCCGACGCGGACATCGCCGTTCTCGAGCACCAGCTCGAACACCTTGAGGACCCGGAAGAGCTTCCGAGCTACCGCACCCTTCGCATCAACACCGAGGACGCTATCCATGACATAGTCCACGCGCTGAGGGAGTTCCTGTAG
- a CDS encoding D-glycerate dehydrogenase, whose protein sequence is MSIRILSTSLLIGRHVENLGRDFPELRIAPYRSAAWTEALPGAQALVVLLSEPLTEIDLKPCGNLKVIGTYSVGTNHLPRDHCEARGIHVVNTPGVLTDATADLALTLLMALTRRVREGEALVRSGEWKGWAPDLLLGSGLAGKTCGILGSGPIGRAFGRRVRAIGMEVVFWDREGTGEPVDLGAETARRLPLDDLLRSSNVLSLHCPLTDRTRGLLSRQKLALLPEGAFIINTARGGIMDEKAAIELLHGSKIGGVGLDVYENEPDIDDEWRGAPRTVLLPHLGSATRETREEMSRLLCDGIRNVLKSSGT, encoded by the coding sequence ATGAGCATCCGCATCCTCAGCACGTCACTCCTCATAGGTCGACATGTCGAAAACCTCGGCCGCGACTTTCCTGAATTGCGAATTGCTCCTTACCGCTCCGCCGCCTGGACGGAGGCGCTCCCCGGAGCGCAGGCGCTTGTCGTCCTCCTGTCCGAACCCCTGACGGAGATTGACCTGAAACCCTGCGGGAACCTCAAGGTCATCGGCACATATTCCGTGGGCACGAACCACCTTCCCCGGGACCATTGCGAAGCACGGGGCATCCACGTCGTGAACACGCCGGGCGTGTTGACGGATGCAACGGCCGACCTGGCGCTGACGCTCCTTATGGCACTCACCCGGCGGGTGCGTGAAGGCGAGGCGCTCGTGCGGTCCGGGGAGTGGAAAGGTTGGGCCCCCGATCTTCTCCTGGGATCGGGCCTCGCGGGGAAGACCTGCGGGATCCTCGGCTCCGGCCCCATCGGCCGTGCCTTCGGCAGGCGCGTCCGGGCCATCGGCATGGAGGTCGTCTTCTGGGACCGCGAAGGCACCGGCGAGCCGGTGGACCTCGGGGCAGAGACGGCCCGGCGCCTGCCGCTCGATGACCTGCTGCGTTCGAGCAACGTGCTGTCCCTGCATTGTCCGCTGACGGACCGGACACGCGGGCTCCTCAGCCGCCAGAAGCTGGCGCTCCTCCCCGAAGGGGCCTTCATCATCAACACGGCGCGCGGCGGGATCATGGATGAGAAGGCAGCGATCGAATTGCTCCATGGCAGTAAGATCGGCGGCGTGGGCCTCGACGTCTACGAGAACGAGCCGGACATAGATGACGAGTGGCGCGGGGCACCGCGGACGGTCCTCCTTCCCCACCTTGGTTCAGCGACAAGGGAAACGAGGGAAGAGATGTCCAGGCTTCTCTGCGACGGGATCAGGAACGTCCTGAAGAGCTCAGGCACGTGA
- a CDS encoding alpha/beta hydrolase, with protein MMVNPGAARLILMPGLDGTGVCFGPLTRALPPDVPRTVITYPDDEGLSLKDHADFVAARLTGENTVLVAESFSGLVALTLLHERPARVKGVIFSATFAEPLHPFLIRTAASIPGAPFLAKRLPAWLLNVFFFHSYADRTLENMLRESLLQMGPAGLRQRARLIAAGYPSPDDRFAVPCLYLQATQDRVVPASAADWFRSRFASFELVRLDAPHCLLQTRPAESAEAIMAFARGLP; from the coding sequence GTGATGGTCAATCCCGGTGCCGCACGGCTCATCCTCATGCCCGGCCTCGACGGCACGGGGGTATGTTTCGGGCCGCTCACCCGGGCACTGCCGCCGGATGTCCCGCGAACCGTCATAACCTATCCCGATGATGAGGGCCTCTCCCTCAAAGACCACGCCGACTTCGTCGCCGCCCGGCTTACCGGTGAAAACACCGTCCTTGTTGCCGAATCGTTCTCCGGTCTCGTCGCGCTGACTCTGCTGCACGAGAGACCCGCCCGCGTCAAAGGGGTCATCTTCAGTGCCACTTTCGCGGAACCTCTTCATCCCTTCCTGATCCGTACCGCCGCCTCGATCCCCGGGGCACCATTCCTGGCAAAAAGATTGCCCGCGTGGCTTCTCAACGTCTTCTTCTTTCACTCCTATGCCGACAGGACCCTGGAAAACATGCTGCGCGAATCCCTGCTGCAGATGGGACCCGCGGGGCTCAGGCAACGGGCGAGGCTTATCGCTGCCGGATACCCGTCCCCCGATGACCGCTTCGCCGTCCCCTGTCTTTACCTTCAGGCGACACAGGACCGGGTGGTCCCCGCCAGTGCGGCCGACTGGTTCAGGTCCCGCTTTGCCTCTTTCGAGCTTGTGAGACTCGACGCGCCGCACTGCCTGCTGCAGACAAGACCGGCGGAATCCGCGGAGGCGATCATGGCGTTCGCAAGAGGGTTACCATAA
- a CDS encoding pyridoxamine 5'-phosphate oxidase family protein codes for MTFEDCLRYIARIPDGFLATVEGERPHVRPMTVWLADSSGIYFYTSAVKPLASQLLANPNVEIAFHQPGMPPDIGTVLRIAGRMELVEDMNIRARLYETFDWLKQIGTGTPDSPTILVFRISSGRFNLWSWENNVNPGPWVDFPA; via the coding sequence ATGACCTTTGAGGATTGTCTTCGATACATTGCAAGGATCCCTGACGGTTTCCTTGCAACGGTGGAGGGTGAGAGGCCGCACGTGCGTCCCATGACCGTGTGGCTCGCGGACTCGAGCGGGATCTATTTCTACACCTCCGCGGTCAAGCCTCTTGCGTCACAGCTTCTGGCAAACCCGAATGTCGAGATCGCTTTTCACCAGCCGGGCATGCCTCCCGATATCGGCACGGTGCTTCGGATCGCCGGCAGGATGGAACTCGTGGAGGACATGAACATTCGCGCGAGGCTTTATGAGACGTTCGACTGGTTGAAGCAGATAGGCACGGGAACCCCCGATTCCCCTACTATCCTGGTCTTCAGGATATCCTCGGGACGATTCAATCTCTGGTCCTGGGAGAACAACGTCAACCCCGGGCCATGGGTAGATTTTCCCGCGTGA
- a CDS encoding purine/pyrimidine permease, with amino-acid sequence MAKKPANLLYGVDDRPPAGVCVVLAIQHIFFLTGGFIVVAIVMGEMGCSPELIRNVVSMTMIAGGIATILQALNRGPVGSGYLCTEGTDPSFLSISILAGSVGGLPLIFGMTIVSGVIECLLSRVMHRLRVIFPPDVAGVVLTMVGLNIVPIMILDFMGVKDRVSPVETANVLVASITLAIMVGMSVWGKGKLRLYSVIVGIAGGYAASILLGVLTVAQMREVIDAPVVSVPDFSHVSYSFDPALIIPMVIVTLASTLKSVASLTMCQKVNDTAWVRPDLVNIGKGTLADGLASIIGGGLGALGKSLYAASVGLTVATGATSRIIAWYIGFIFIALAFLPKLAAVFSIMPKPVMGGAMVYMVAFMVISGIQMMTSRMIDNRKTFVIAVSLMFGMSVDIFPDLYRHAHPWLQPFLSSSLTVTTVLAIGLNLIMRIGISRRATLKLTSGEHSSDTMFRFMENLGAGWGARKDVVYRAVAAMNEFAEAIVHCGMEGRQIVMSAIFDELSLDIRITYENPPVEFPGERPDMAAIVEDPEALARMSGFLVRHYSDRMKVSREGERTRVDLHFDH; translated from the coding sequence ATGGCAAAAAAACCAGCCAATCTTCTTTACGGTGTCGACGACCGGCCCCCGGCCGGTGTCTGCGTGGTGCTGGCGATCCAGCATATCTTCTTCCTGACGGGCGGTTTCATCGTGGTGGCCATTGTCATGGGTGAGATGGGCTGCAGTCCCGAGCTCATACGCAACGTTGTGTCCATGACAATGATCGCGGGCGGCATAGCAACGATCCTCCAGGCCCTGAACCGCGGCCCCGTGGGCAGCGGCTACCTCTGCACCGAGGGTACGGACCCGAGCTTCCTCTCCATCTCCATCCTGGCAGGCAGCGTGGGCGGATTGCCGCTTATCTTCGGCATGACCATCGTCTCCGGCGTCATCGAATGCCTGCTGTCGCGGGTCATGCACCGTCTTCGCGTCATCTTCCCCCCTGACGTCGCCGGGGTGGTGCTCACCATGGTGGGTCTTAACATTGTCCCCATCATGATCCTCGACTTCATGGGCGTCAAGGACAGGGTGAGTCCCGTCGAGACGGCGAACGTTCTCGTCGCGTCGATCACCCTTGCCATCATGGTGGGTATGAGCGTGTGGGGCAAAGGCAAGCTGCGTCTCTACTCTGTCATTGTGGGCATTGCGGGCGGTTACGCGGCCTCCATCCTCCTCGGGGTGCTGACGGTAGCACAGATGCGTGAGGTGATCGATGCGCCGGTGGTTTCCGTGCCTGACTTCTCGCATGTCAGCTATTCCTTCGACCCGGCACTTATCATCCCCATGGTGATCGTCACCCTGGCCTCCACCCTGAAATCCGTCGCCTCTCTCACCATGTGCCAGAAGGTCAACGACACGGCCTGGGTCCGCCCGGACCTCGTCAATATCGGAAAGGGCACCCTGGCCGACGGGCTTGCCTCCATCATCGGCGGTGGGTTGGGGGCCCTGGGAAAGTCCCTCTACGCCGCCAGCGTCGGTCTCACGGTGGCCACCGGCGCGACGAGCAGGATCATCGCCTGGTATATCGGGTTCATCTTCATCGCGCTGGCTTTTCTGCCGAAACTGGCGGCGGTCTTCAGTATCATGCCAAAGCCAGTCATGGGCGGGGCCATGGTCTATATGGTCGCCTTCATGGTGATCTCCGGCATTCAGATGATGACCTCCCGGATGATCGACAACCGCAAGACCTTTGTCATCGCTGTCTCCCTCATGTTCGGCATGAGCGTGGACATATTCCCCGACCTGTACCGCCACGCCCATCCCTGGCTGCAGCCCTTCCTCAGCTCCTCCCTGACGGTGACCACGGTGCTCGCCATCGGCCTCAACCTCATCATGCGCATCGGGATCTCCCGACGCGCGACCCTGAAGCTGACCTCCGGTGAACATTCCTCGGATACAATGTTCCGGTTCATGGAGAATCTTGGGGCCGGCTGGGGGGCCCGAAAGGACGTTGTCTACAGGGCGGTTGCCGCCATGAACGAGTTTGCGGAGGCCATTGTCCATTGCGGAATGGAGGGAAGGCAGATCGTCATGTCCGCCATCTTCGATGAACTCAGCCTGGATATCCGGATCACCTACGAGAACCCGCCGGTGGAATTTCCCGGGGAGCGTCCCGACATGGCTGCCATCGTCGAGGACCCGGAGGCGCTCGCCCGCATGTCCGGATTCCTCGTCCGCCATTACTCGGACCGGATGAAAGTGTCCCGGGAAGGCGAGCGGACAAGGGTGGACCTCCACTTCGACCATTGA
- a CDS encoding helix-turn-helix transcriptional regulator, which translates to MGRSCEPLRIINRLNVLRAEHRITQEKLAKEVGVTRATIVAIEKGDYNPSLGLAFRIARYFKRDINDIFSVEEEEK; encoded by the coding sequence ATGGGAAGATCATGCGAGCCGTTAAGGATCATCAACCGGTTGAACGTATTGCGTGCGGAGCATCGCATCACCCAGGAAAAGCTGGCGAAAGAGGTCGGGGTAACGCGGGCCACCATTGTCGCCATCGAGAAGGGTGACTACAACCCTTCCCTGGGGCTTGCCTTCCGCATTGCCCGGTATTTCAAAAGAGATATCAATGACATTTTTTCCGTTGAGGAGGAAGAGAAATGA
- a CDS encoding CopG family transcriptional regulator, translated as MEKRFGAILILLTNKTSVPRVNTLLTEHSEIILGRQGIPIRDHGINIISLVIEGDTDRINALTGKIGKLEGVEVRSILTKYREQ; from the coding sequence ATAGAAAAGAGATTTGGTGCAATTCTCATCCTTCTGACGAACAAGACGAGCGTGCCCAGGGTCAACACCCTGCTCACGGAGCATTCGGAGATCATCCTGGGAAGACAGGGGATCCCCATCCGCGACCACGGCATCAACATCATCTCTCTCGTCATCGAAGGAGACACGGACCGGATCAACGCCCTTACCGGCAAGATCGGAAAGCTCGAAGGAGTGGAGGTAAGATCTATTCTCACAAAATACCGTGAGCAGTGA
- the hydG gene encoding [FeFe] hydrogenase H-cluster radical SAM maturase HydG, translated as MDRHEKEKPFIDRDRLYSLMEEKAPSENELNAILNKALQFKGLDQREVASLLRVSDPGQIRRIMEAARTVKEHIYGRRLVFFAPVYTGNVCVNNCLYCAFRSDNKSLKRTILTMPEIEAEVASLLKDGHKRILLICGESARNGTDYMCEAIRTTYAVRDERGNYVRRINIEIAPLPVEDFSRLKKEKIGTYVCFQETYDPVLYRQYHPAGTPKADYDYRLTVFDRAMQGGIDDVGLGVLFGLADYRFEVLALMEHAHHLEAVFGCGPHTISFPRIEPADNAPLTKNIPYPVSDDDFKKIIAIIRISLPYTGMILSTRETEEMRTELFNHGVSQISAGSRTNPGAYSKGRDHDYGSQFSLGDHRSLEEVISSIIEKEYIPSFCTGCYRKGRVGNDFMDLAKPGLIKEFCMPNAIFTFKEYLLDFASPETKEKGLHLIDRLLSDVKKKSLKTRMTAVLDQIDHGARDLYF; from the coding sequence ATGGACCGTCACGAGAAAGAAAAGCCCTTCATCGACAGGGACAGACTGTACAGCCTCATGGAGGAAAAGGCCCCGTCAGAGAACGAACTGAACGCCATCCTGAACAAGGCCTTGCAGTTCAAGGGCCTTGACCAGCGGGAGGTCGCCTCCCTTCTCCGGGTCAGCGACCCGGGCCAGATACGCCGGATAATGGAGGCGGCGCGAACCGTCAAGGAGCATATCTACGGACGGCGTCTCGTCTTCTTCGCGCCCGTCTACACCGGGAATGTCTGCGTCAACAACTGTCTTTACTGCGCCTTTCGCAGCGACAACAAGTCCTTGAAGCGCACCATCCTCACGATGCCCGAGATCGAGGCCGAGGTGGCATCGCTCCTTAAGGACGGCCACAAGAGGATCCTGCTCATCTGCGGCGAATCGGCGAGGAACGGCACGGACTACATGTGCGAGGCGATCCGCACGACCTATGCCGTCCGCGACGAGAGGGGGAACTACGTGCGCCGGATAAACATCGAGATCGCCCCTCTTCCCGTGGAAGACTTCAGCAGGTTGAAGAAGGAGAAGATCGGCACCTACGTCTGCTTCCAGGAAACCTACGATCCGGTGCTGTACAGGCAGTATCATCCCGCCGGGACGCCAAAGGCGGATTACGATTACAGGCTCACGGTCTTCGACAGGGCCATGCAGGGTGGGATCGACGACGTGGGGCTGGGCGTGCTCTTCGGGCTCGCCGACTATCGCTTCGAGGTCCTCGCCCTCATGGAGCACGCGCACCACCTCGAGGCCGTCTTCGGCTGCGGCCCCCACACGATAAGTTTTCCAAGGATCGAACCCGCCGACAACGCGCCGCTCACGAAGAACATCCCCTACCCCGTCAGCGATGACGATTTCAAGAAGATCATCGCGATCATCAGGATCTCCCTTCCCTACACCGGCATGATCCTCAGCACAAGGGAGACCGAGGAGATGAGGACAGAGCTTTTCAACCATGGCGTCAGCCAGATATCGGCCGGATCCCGCACGAACCCCGGGGCATATTCGAAGGGGAGAGACCACGATTACGGAAGCCAGTTCTCCCTCGGGGACCACCGGAGCCTCGAGGAGGTCATATCGTCCATCATCGAGAAGGAATACATCCCCTCCTTCTGTACCGGCTGTTACAGGAAAGGCCGGGTGGGGAACGACTTCATGGACCTCGCCAAACCGGGGCTCATAAAGGAGTTCTGCATGCCCAACGCGATCTTCACCTTCAAGGAGTACCTGCTCGATTTTGCCTCTCCGGAAACGAAGGAGAAGGGCCTTCACCTCATCGACAGGCTCCTGTCGGACGTAAAGAAGAAGTCTCTCAAGACAAGAATGACCGCGGTCCTCGACCAGATCGACCACGGGGCCCGCGACCTTTATTTCTAG
- a CDS encoding Hsp20/alpha crystallin family protein translates to MTDAESKAIQAKGKTEAATPAEQTRPGLAFTPAVDIFETDKEITLLADMPGVKAEDLLVDLHENVLTLDGNVRPPECSGEVDVFREYRTGKYYRQFTLSEIIDQAEIKAGLQDGVLRLTLPKVKAATPRRITVKGQ, encoded by the coding sequence ATGACAGACGCGGAAAGCAAGGCCATTCAGGCGAAAGGCAAAACGGAAGCGGCCACACCGGCCGAGCAGACGAGGCCGGGGCTCGCGTTCACCCCGGCGGTCGACATATTTGAAACGGATAAGGAGATCACCCTGCTTGCCGACATGCCGGGCGTGAAGGCTGAGGATCTCCTCGTTGACCTCCACGAGAATGTTCTGACCCTCGATGGCAACGTGAGGCCTCCCGAATGCTCCGGCGAAGTGGACGTGTTCAGGGAGTACCGAACGGGAAAATACTACAGGCAGTTCACACTGTCGGAGATCATCGACCAGGCGGAGATAAAGGCCGGGCTTCAGGACGGTGTCCTCCGGTTGACACTGCCGAAGGTGAAGGCCGCCACACCGCGGAGGATAACGGTCAAGGGCCAATAA